In one Triplophysa dalaica isolate WHDGS20190420 chromosome 9, ASM1584641v1, whole genome shotgun sequence genomic region, the following are encoded:
- the LOC130428151 gene encoding collagen alpha-1(VIII) chain-like — protein RPGRPGTGRPGRPGTAQGGQGVRAFRGVQAQGVRAFRGVQAQGGRAFRAFRGVQAQASGPSGRPGTGRPGRPGLPGSPGTGRPGRPGFPGRPGTGRPGRPGFPGRPGTGRPGRPGRPGFPGRPGTGRPGRPGFPGRPGTGRPGRPGLPGSPGTGRPGFPGRPGTGRPGRPGFPGRPGTGRPGRPGFPGRPGTGRPGRPGFPGRPGTGRPGRPGFPGRPGTGRPGFPGRPGTGRPGRPGFPGRPGTGRPGRPGTGRP, from the exons cggccggggcgtccaggcacagggcggccggggcgtccaggcaca gcacagggcggccagggcgtCCGGGCCTTCCGGGgagtccaggcacagggcgtcCGGGccttccggggcgtccaggcacagggcggccgggctttccgggcCTTCCGGGGAGTCCAGGCACAGGCGTCCGGGCCTTCCGGGCGTCCAG gcacagggcggccagggcgtCCGGGCCTTCCGGGgagtccaggcacagggcggccagggcggccgggctttccggggcgtccaggcacagggcggccagggcggccgggctttccggggcgtccaggcacagggcggccagggcggccagggcggccgggctttccgggtcgtccaggcacagggcggccagggcggccgggctttccggggcgtccaggcacagggcggccagggcggccGGGCCTTCCGGGgagtccaggcacagggcgtccgggctttccggggcgtccaggcacagggcggccggggcggccgggctttccggggcgtccaggcacagggcggccggggcggccgggctttccggggcgtccaggcacagggcggccggggcggccgggctttccggggcgtccaggcacagggcggccggggcggccgggctttccggggcgtccaggcacagggcggccgggctttccggggcgtccaggcacagggcggccggggcggccgggctttccggggcgtccaggcacagggcggccggggcgtccaggcacagggcggccg
- the LOC130428152 gene encoding uncharacterized protein LOC130428152 gives MGISHGTIGKLILGSGVSNDSSDGQGEQPYGYWSGERAHFQLAETKLKRLGPSVHCGNDAMTLRVPGPRMPHFLVDRGVGSPVPVSEIPASCGITVKRVRRDVSVSVPFRGCPVRQQSGSYILSLILMGAPVQASCPVSSPLPTVPATLPTVSCLPTGMVISFGLRADTVKIKVDGSWEPLLLEYSKCGFTLDTVDGALVLTAPFTGSCWVMKDSERHLPLLYLDQEVTLSCPLMLPTTAMTLPSADPQEPQTFYPFPWWYISSTPGPPTAASVDPQVLEQT, from the exons ATGGGCATTTCTCATGGCACCATTGGCAAGCTTATTCTTGGCAGTGGTGTATCCAATGATTCCTCAGATGGACAAGGAGAACAGCCTTATGGATACTGGTCTGGTGAACGAG CACACTTCCAATTGGCTGAGACTAAGCTGAAACGCCTAGGTCCTTCTGTGCACTGTGGTAATGATGCCATGACCTTGCGTGTTCCTGGCCCAAGAATGCCCCACTTCCTGGTTGATAGAG GAGTGGGATCTCCAGTGCCTGTGTCTGAAATCCCAGCCAGCTGCGGTATCACTGTGAAGCGGGTTCGTCGGGATGTATCGGTTTCTGTTCCTTTCCGTGGTTGTCCTGTCCGACAACAG AGTGGAAGTTATATTCTGTCTCTGATCCTAATGGGGGCACCAGTGCAGGCGTCATGCCCTGTGAGTTCTCCCCTTCCTACAGTTCCTGCTACCCTTCCTACAGTTTCTTGCTTGCCCACTGGAATGGTGATCTCGTTTGGACTCAGGGCTGATACTGTCAAGATCAAAG TTGATGGATCATGGGAGCCTCTGCTGTTAGAGTACTCTAAATGTGGGTTCACATTGGATACTGTTGATGGTGCTCTGGTGTTAACTGCACCATTTACTGGAAGCTGTTGGGTAATGAAG GATTCAGAAAGGCATCTCCCTTTGCTATACCTTGACCAAGAAGTGACTCTTTCCTGTCCTTTGATGCTGCCAACAACTGCCATGACCTTACCTTCTGCTGACCCTCAAGAACCCCAAACTTTTTATCCTTTCCCATGGTGGTATATATCTTCCACACCTGGACC